Proteins co-encoded in one Prunus persica cultivar Lovell chromosome G6, Prunus_persica_NCBIv2, whole genome shotgun sequence genomic window:
- the LOC18772024 gene encoding heterogeneous nuclear ribonucleoprotein 1 — translation MGSKSNAGHPHTGDGASPGKIFIGGLAKDTTYATFAKHFGKYGEIVDSVIMKDRFTGTPRGFGFITYADPSVVDTVIEETHVINGKQVEIKRTIPKGQGQSKDFKTKKIFVGGIPSSVIEEEMKSFFSKYGKVVEHQIIRDHETNRSRGFGFVIFDSEEVVDELLSKGNMIDMAGTQVEIKKAEPKKASNPSPAPAYGSNSRARSFNDGFGAYGSSYGGFDGGFAPGPYRTPGGLGGRYGGGYGYGYGSDSGEFGGGYGGFGSSSLGGYRGESSLGYSSRFGPYGGGFGGGYGASGLGGYGRGGEGYGSYGSSNYGGGYDSGPGATYGGAGGPYGRGGYSSSSRYHPYAR, via the exons ATGGGTTCGAAGTCGAATGCCGGTCATCCTCACACAGGCGATGGCGCCAGCCCTGG AAAGATCTTCATTGGTGGATTGGCGAAAGACACTACATATG cTACATTTGCCAAGCACTTTGGGAAATATGGAGAGATAGTGGACTCAGTGATAATGAAAGATCGCTTCACGGGTACGCCAAGGGGTTTCGGTTTTATTACCTATGCCGATCCATCAGTTGTTGACACAGTTATTGAGGAAACTCATGTTATCAATGGCAAGCAG GTTGAGATCAAGAGAACAATTCCGAAAGGACAAGGGCAATCAAAGGATTTTAAGACAAAGAAGATATTTGTTGGTGGAATCCCATCATCAGTCATTGAGG AGGAGATGAAAAGTTTCTTCTCAAAGTATGGGAAAGTGGTAGAACACCAGATCATACGAGACCATGAGACCAATCGTTCTCGAGGCTTtggatttgtaatttttgacaGTGAGGAAGTTGTAGATGAGTTGTTATCTAAAGGAAACATGATTGATATGGCGGGTACCCAG GTGGAGATCAAGAAAGCTGAACCAAAGAAAGCCTCAAATCCATCACCTGCTCCTGCATATGGTAGCAATTCTAGGGCTCGTTCTTTCAATGATGGCTTTGGTGCATATGGCAGTTCTTATGGTGGTTTTGATGGAGGGTTTGCCCCTGGCCCTTATAGGACACCAGGTGGTCTTGGTGGTAGATATGGTGGTGGTTATGGTTATGGTTATGGTAGCGATAGTGGAGAATTTGGTGGTGGTTATGGGGGTTTTGGCAGCAGTAGCTTAGGTGGCTATCGAGGTGAATCTTCCCTTGGTTATAGTAGTCGCTTTGGACCCTATGGTGGTGGCTTTGGTGGGGGTTATGGTGCAAGTGGTTTAGGTGGTTATGGCCGAGGTGGTGAAGGCTATGGAAGTTACGGGAGTTCAAACTATGGT